In the genome of Nerophis ophidion isolate RoL-2023_Sa linkage group LG28, RoL_Noph_v1.0, whole genome shotgun sequence, the window gagtgggcggggtttaatTTCAGAGCAGCCGGCCCCAAAACGGgtgtgtcaggaacagatgcggaagcaaaTTTATACAACAAATtcctgcataaaagtgataatatatatgtacacattggtgaggtcacacactggtgttggtggagaaggcctggctctcagtctcctctctgattcatcccaaaggtcttctattgggttcaggtcaggactctgtgcaggccactCAAGTCCATCCACAcctgactctgtcatccatgtctttatggaccttgctttgtgcactggtgcacagtcatgttggaagaggaacgggcccgctccaaactattcccacaaggttgggagcatggatttgtctaaaatgttttggtatcgtgGAGAATTTaaagtttctttcactggaagtaactcctgaaaaacaaccccgcaccataaCTCCTCCTCCACCAattttcacactctgcacaatgcaacCTCCAAACCTAGACTGGTCCAcccgattgccagatggaaaagtgtgattcatcactccggaAAAggcccaagtgattaggacacctgattctcatcatttggatgggtggccaaatgcttttggcaacatagtgtagCTTGCGTCTGATCTTGTTCTTTTTTGTCAACAGGGATGTGTCACCATCCGCTACACGGCTCCTCTCAAGACCGTCTTCATCTCGGAGTCGTTGGGCTACAAAGAACTTAAACATTccgccctcaagttgctggagaTGCTCTATGACTACGAGGTGGAACACAGTCCTATTTTCTTTCACGTGTTTAGTAACGGCGGCTTCATGCTGTACAGATATATTCAAGAGCTTTTACGCAAGGAACAACAGTTTAGCTCGCTGAGTGTCGCCGGGGCCATTGTGGACAGCGCCCCCGGGAGCGCCAACGTGCCGGGGGCCGTGCGGGCGCTGACCGCCACACTGGGGCCCAAAGTAAGTCCCGTTTTGAAGTACCTCCTGCTGGCGCTCTTCGCGGCGACTGTTTTCCTCTTGCGAGTCGTGTTATACCCGCTGACCAAGTACGTGCACAAGAACCACTACGACGCCGTTCGAGAGCGGCCGCCCGCCTGGCCCCATTTCTTCCTGTACTCCGGCGCCGATCAGGTGATCAGGCCGAGCGACGTCCGGCTCTTTGTGGACGCGCTCCGTTCGAAAGGTGTTCCGGTGGACTTGTACGATTTTGTCTCCAGCGCGCATGTGAGTCACCTTCGGGAGTTCCCGGAGCGTTACATGTGCAAATGTCGCGACTTCCTCGCCGCGTGCATGGAAGACGGAGACGGGACGCATGTCGGGAGAAGACGCCGACTTCAGGATCAGTAAACGCGCTGAAAAGATTGTCTTCAATGAGACAGAAATCGAGTCGTAGGATCATGTTTTTTCGGTTATTCAGCCGTAAAtttgctttgtttttgttgtaGTCGTTTTCATGTCCACTGAAGTGCTTTTAGGACACACACCAGGTAGTGGCTACACACTGGATACATGTGGCTTAGGGAAATAAAAAGGCTTTTAATATGAATGCATCGTTGGTACAGTAGATACTTGTGATTTTTTCAGAAGAATGTTTACACGGAGACAGAGACTCGTGCGtcctaaagaccggacaccccatccatccatcttcttccgcctatccgaggtcgggtcgcagtggcagcagcttaagcagggaagcccagacgctcctctccccagccacttagtccaacTCTtctcggggaatcccgaggcgttcccaggccagccgagagacatagtcttcccaatgtgtcctgggtcttccccgtggcctcctaccggtcggacatgcccgaaacacctccctagagaggcgttagggtggcatcctgaccagatgcccgaactgcttcatctggctcctctccatgtggaggagcagcagcttttctttgagctcctcccgggtggcagagcttctcaccctatctctaagggagagacccaaactcatttcggccgcttttacccgtgatcttgtccaaagctcatgaccataggtgaggatgggaacgtagatcgaccggtaaatagagagctttgccttccggctcagctccttcttcaccacaacaaatcgatagtgtccgcattactgaagacgccgcaccgatccgcctgtcgttcccacgatccactattccctcactcatgaacaagactcctaggtacttgaactcctccacttggggcagggtctccccccccccaacccggagatggcactccacccttttccgggcgagaaccatggactcggacctggaggtgctgattctcattccggtcgcttcaccggacaccccacacccacaaaaacaacCTGGTGTATGCTATCCAGAGTCATGATGAATGCACTGATTTGAAACAAAACCACCACTAAGTCGAGAAAAtaaatattcagtctaagcctgggcccctggaggggggtccagactgaggccaagggaaaaaaagcaACCCTtaaagccatagcacacataaacgtgtgtTAGAGGGAAagatcaaaggacattaaagacattaaaaaggaagaccTGATGCAACCATCCACTTtgacacacagccacaaaagtaaaacaagaaacttaaacaaaaacatatacGCTGTGGTGGTTTCTGCGGTGTTCCATACCATCGTCTGCTGGGCAAGGGGAGCATGGctggagacaggagcagacccaacaaagcaaccaagagagccgactccaccctcggccgcccaccaactctcggccagtgtccagtccgcatggatgagcgaggatgcgccCAAGGAGACAGAGGTGTCCGATATCTGCTCAGCGCCAGCGCCGCACCCCTGTCTCTTCCTCCGAATCCCCTgcagtctctccaaacagactctggtgtggcagagacccagcagctggtctccatggccaacaGGCTCCCGGGAGcgagatccagaagttcacaaaaaaagcaccggAGAAAGATGCTTTTCAAGGACAAACATCACTCCTCCGAGAACAAACATGTCCCAGATTCTGGACAGGAAGGACGTGTGGTACGAAAGAGGGGTGAAGGAAGCCATCCCTGAACAGAAGAAGTCGCCTGCTacaccacctgtctcccacatacaacactgtcctttcaaccattcataAAAGACTGCggtttagcctccaacaaattaCAGGAATTAGAAACATTCTGCTCACAGAAGCTCCtctgtgccatttgtttacatcTGAATGATTGCGACTATTTTGGACTGATAGTGGTCGATCCACACAATACTTCATCGCTAACGAGCGGATTATTCACTACCACGACTGTCGTTGGCACTGACACTGGGACTGCTTGTTTGCCTTAAAACAGTTGTCTCTCGCACTATAATATGGCGAAACTATCCTTGCCCAGACACAGCCTCCTGGTGTTGGAGTATAAATACtgggggttttggcaccagctactatagactagatctgaccagtctaagtctaagaagagatgtgaccaatctaagacgagatgtgaccaatctaagacgagatgtgaccaatctaagacgagatgtgaccaatctgagtataagacgagatgtgaccggtccaagactagatttgaccagtctaagtcttaaactagatgtgaccaatctaagtctaagactagatgtgaccaatctaagtctaagactagatctgaccagtctaagtcgaagaggagatgtgaccaatctaagacgagatctgaccaatctaagtctaagacgagatctgaccaatctaagacgagatgtgaccagtctaagacgagatgtgaccaatctgagcataagacgagatgtgaccagtCCAAGACGAGATTTGACCAGTCCAAGTcttaaactagatgtgaccaatctaagtctaagactagatgtgaccaatctaagtctaagactaaatctgaccagtctaagtcgaagaggagatgtgaccaatctaagacaagatgtgaccactctaagtctaagacgagatctgaccaatctaagacgaga includes:
- the LOC133544953 gene encoding transmembrane protein 53-like; the encoded protein is MADDDIDYNIVFPDAELSEAQWRGRKAPVVILLGWAGCRDKHLSKYSSIYNKQGCVTIRYTAPLKTVFISESLGYKELKHSALKLLEMLYDYEVEHSPIFFHVFSNGGFMLYRYIQELLRKEQQFSSLSVAGAIVDSAPGSANVPGAVRALTATLGPKVSPVLKYLLLALFAATVFLLRVVLYPLTKYVHKNHYDAVRERPPAWPHFFLYSGADQVIRPSDVRLFVDALRSKGVPVDLYDFVSSAHVSHLREFPERYMCKCRDFLAACMEDGDGTHVGRRRRLQDQ